The genomic region CGCCGTAAGAAAAACCGCCGGGAACGATGATGAGGTCGAGGCCCTGCGGCAGTTCGGTTTCGCCGTGCCAGACGAACTGCGGTTCGGACCCGCAAATCTGCCGGAGCGCCGCCGCAGCGTCATGCTCCCGGTTGGTGCCGGGAAAAATCACAATCGCGCTTTTCATGGCGCTTAGTCCTGCAAGGAAACGGTGTAGGTTTCGATGACGGTATTGGCCAGCAGCGTCGCGCACATTTCGCGCACGAGGCTTTCGGCCTTGGCGCGGTCGGTTTCATCGAGGTCGATTTCGATGTACTTGCCCTGGCGCACGTCCTGCACCCCGGCAAAGCCCAAAGTTTCCAGCGCCTGATGGATCGCCCGGCCCTGGGGGTCGAGAACGCCGTTTTTCAGGGTGACGTGCACGCGCGCCTTCATCGCACCATCCTTCCAAAAGCAAAAACGCCGGGGAACCCGGCTTACCGAAAAGACAAAAGCCCGCCGACCAGAGGATCGGCGGGCCGAAGCATGTTAGTTCACCACGCGCGGGGTGCGCGGGTCTTCGCCCTCGCCGCCTTCGCCCTCGACCTCGACGGGCAGAACCCCAAGGCGGCGCGCGACTTCCTGGTAGGCTTCCTGCACCCCGCCGAGATCCTGGCGGAAGCGGTCCTTATCCAGCTTCTGATTGGTCTTTACATCCCACAGGCGGCAATTGTCCGGGCTGATTTCATCGGCCAGAACGATGCGCATTTCCTCGTCTTCCCAGACGCGGCCGAATTCCAGCTTAAAGTCGATCAGCTTTAGCCCAACGCCCAGGAACAGGCCCGACAGGTAATCATTCACCCTGAGGGTCAGGTGAACCATATCGTCGATATCTTGCGTGCTGGCCCAGCCAAAGGCGGTGATATGCTCTTCCGACACCATCGGGTCGCCCAGTTCGTCGTTCTTATAATAATATTCGACGATGGAGCGCGGCAGCGGCGTCCCTTCCGGGATGCCCAAACGCTTGGACATCGACCCGGCGGCGACATTGCGCACCACCACTTCGATGGGAATGATTTCGACCTGCCGCACCAATTGTTCGCGCATGTTGAGCGCGCGGATAAAATGGGTGGGGATGCCGATTTCGGTCAGCCGCGTCATCAGGAATTCGGAAATGCGGTTGTTCAACACGCCCTTACCGCTGATGGTGCCCTTCTTCTGATTGTTGAAGGCGGTCGCATCGTCCTTAAAATACTGCACGATCGTACCGGGTTCCGGCCCTTCGAACAGAACCTTCGCCTTGCCTTCGTAAATCTTCCTGCGTCGCGCCATCAACCGATCCTCTGGGGCTGTCCGGTCGCGCCAACCCCAGCGGCGGCGATCCGGTCCGCGTCTCTATAGCAGCGGGGGGAAGGGGATACAATGTACCCGTCGCCCCCAGCGGGCGACCCGGTTATGCGACCGCTTCATACGCCGTCGCGGCGGGCGGCCCATCGGCGTGCAGAAAAACCGGCGCCCGCCCCTGCCCCAAAGGCGGCAGCGCGATCAGACTGGCCGAGCGGGTGCCGTAGCCGTTCGGCAGATGCATCGACAGGCCGTGGCGCGGCTCTACCTTATCCTCTTGCGCGAGCAAGGCTTGCCACGCGCCCCAATCCCCTGCCGATGGGTCGGGCAGCGGCGCGGCGATGAAGCGCGGCAAATGTTTCTTGATGCGCGGGTCGTGCGGATCATTGCGGTCCCACGCGCCAAACATCGAAAACCCTTCGGGAATGGTTTCGACCGTCAGGCGGGTTTCGTCAGAGCGGATCCAGAACGCATCGCGGTCGTCGGCGATCACTAAATTGAAGCCGCGATAGGCGCGCGGATCGAGCGCCGCCAGCGCCTCCGCCGCCACGCGCGCATCGGCATGGTCGAGCGCGTCCAGCACCAATTCGCCCCGGCTGCGCTTACCGTCCTGCGGCCCTAGCGTGCCATAGCGGTTAAGCAGCGCCGCCGTGACGCCGTAATCGTTGATCCCCAGCCAGGAACCACCGGAGAGTTCATCCAGCCCCGCCCGCACCTCGGGCCGGTCGGGCCAATGCCGCCCCGGCGCCCGGGCAGGCCGGTCCTGCATTTCCTCACGCATCGCCGCCATCAAAATCGGCCACGCCTGCCCCGGACGGCGCACGAGCAACACCACGCACATCTCACACTCCCCCTGCAACCCGCTTTTGAGCTATATCAAAGACGGGGGTGTTTCTGCTCCCAGATAGTGCCCCGCTGTAAAAAATTGCAGGGGGGATCGGCCCCCGCAAGAAACAGGACAGGCCATGACCAAGTTTGAAGATCGGGAACGCGCGTTCGAAGCCCATTTTGCGCTGGAGCAAGACCAGCTTTTCCGCGCGATGGTACGCCGCGATAAGCTGTTCGGCCTCTGGGCTGCCGAGCGTATGGGCTTGCCCGCCGCCGAAGCGGATATGTACGCCAAGGGGCTGATCGATTACGACATCGAACACCCGGGCGACGAAGACATTCTGGAACGGGTGGCGGATGACCTTGCCGCGCGCGGGGTTCACGCCGATCTGCCGCAACTGCGCGTCGAACTCGACCGGCTGCACGCGGTCGCCAAAAGCGAGATCCTGGGCCAGCAGGCCTAAAGAAACCGGCCTGCCCCGAGGGTCGGGGCAGGCCGTTTCCTCTTACTTTACTGCCTCGCGGGCCTTGGCGACAAAACGCCCGTCGAAGGTCTTGGCGAGATCGAGCTTCACATTCTTGAATTCGGCATCGGTGGTCGTCAGCAACTCCGCCGCCGCTTTCTGGCCCGATTCCGGGATCACCCCCGTGCGCGAATAGCTGGCAAGATTAGCCGCCACCGCCTGGGTATAAAGCGCCTTATCGCCCAGCCAATAATCCTGCGGCACCGTTTCGGTAATATCCTCCGGCGCGGCTTTGGCGATCCACATCAGCGCCTTATACAGCGCATTGGTCAGCGCCTGAGTGGTCTTCGGGTTCTTCGCGATAAAATCGCTCTTGAGGTACAGCACCGCCGCCGGATTGGTGGCGCCGAAAACCGCCTGGGTGCCTTCCAGCGTGCGCGTATCGACCAAAACTTTCACGGCCTTATCGGCTTCCAGCTTGGCGATCACCGGATCAAGGTGGGAGATGGCCTGGATTTCGCCCTTCTGCATTGCCGCCACCGCCGACGCGCCGCTGCCAACGCCGACGAAGGACGCGGCATCGGTCGCCAGCCCCGCCTTGACCATCAGATATTGCGCGAAAATATGCGTCGAAGACCCGGGGGCGCTAACGCCGATGATCATGCCCTTCAAGTCGGCGGCGGACTTGACCTTATCCGCCTGATCCTTACGGACCGCCAGCACGATGCCGGGAAAACGCCCAAGTTCCAGCACGGCGGTAATCGCCTGCCCCTTGGTCTGCATGCGCAAAGTATGTTCGTAAGCGCCCGTCACCGCATCGACCGATCCACCGATCAGCGACTGCAAGGACTTCGCCCCGCCGCCGAAATCATTGATGGTGACGGTCAGGCCTTCTTCCTTAAAGAAGCCCTTCTGTTCGGCAATCGTCAGCGGTAAATAATACAACAGCGGCTTGCCGCCGACGCCGAGTTCGATGTTTTTCTTCTCTAAATCCTGCGCAAACGCGGGCAGGCTGGCCGCTGCCGTTAAGGCGAGCGCCGCGAGCGCCCGATAAACCCGTTTCATCTGTTTCCTCCCAAAGTTATTTTTACGATGGATTGGGCGGGCGCCAGACCAGCAGCCGCCGTTCAACACGGGTGACGATGGCATCGACCATCAAGACGAAGCTGGCCAGCACGACCATGCCGGCGAAAACCCCCGTGGTATCGAACACGCCTTCCGCCTGATGGATCAGATAGCCAAGGCCTGCCGAGGCACCGAGATATTCCCCAACCACCGCGCCGATCAGCGCGAACCCGACGGAGGTGTGCAAGGACGAGAACATCCACGATAGGGCCGACGGCCAATAAATATGGCGCAGCAACTGCCGCTCGTTCATCCCCAGCAGGCGCCCGTTGGCCAGGATGACCGGGTTCACCTCCTTCACGCCTTGATAGACGTTGAAGAAGACGATGAAGAAGACCAGCGTGACCCCGAGCGCGACCTTCGACCAGATGCCGAGACCGAGCCACAGCATGAAAATCGGCGCCAACACGACGCGCGGCAACGAGTTGGCGATGGTGATATAGGGATCGAAAACGGCGGCCAGCAGCGGTTTCCGCGCGAACCAGAACCCTAGGCTAATCCCCAACCCGGCGCCGATGATAAAGGCCAGCACGGTTTCCAGCAGCGTCACCCACAGGTGCCGCCAGATCATGCCCGTCGCGAACATCCTCACCACCCGCTGCGCCACCGCGACGGGATCGGAGAAGAAGAAGGACGGCAGCAGATAAACCTCCCCCAGCGGCACGGTGGCGCCGAGGTACCAGACGGTCAAAAACCCAAGGCCAACGAGGATTTGCAGCGCAAGCAAGGAAACGGGCGATTTCATGCCGCTTGCTCCGCATAGGCTTTCGCCACCTCACCGCGCAACTGGCTCCAGATCGCATGATGCAGCTCATGAAAGCGCGGCAGCAGGCGGATATCCGCCGTATTGCGCGGGCGCGGCAGGTCGATGTCATAGTCGCCGATCAGCCGGGCGGATGGCCCCGCCGAGAGCAGGATGACGCGATCCGAGAGGGCTATCGCCTCCTCCAGATCATGGGTCACGAAAATCACTGCCTTGCCGGTGCCCGCCCAGAGATCGAGCAGCAGCGTGCCCATGATCTGCCGGGTTTGGGCGTCGAGCGGGCCGAAGGGTTCGTCCATCAACAAAAGCTGCGGGTCGCGGATCAGCACCTGCGCCATGCCCACCCGCTTGCGCTGCCCGCCGGAAAGCTGGTGCGGGTACCGGTCGCCAAAGCGCGCCAGGCCGACCTTGCCCAGCCAAGCCTGCGCCCGCTCTGCCGCCTCGGCTGCGGGGATGCCTGCAATCTCTAGCGGCACCGCAACATTCTGAAGGGCCGTTTTCCACGGCATCAGCGCGTCTTGCTGAAACAGATAGCCCGCGCCGCGATTAAGGCCGGGAAGCGGCGCCCCATCGATCAAAACCCGCCCGCCGGTCGGCTTCAGCAACCCGGCGGCGACGTTCAGCAGGGTCGATTTCCCGCAGCCCGTTGGACCGACGATGGAAATAAATTGCTGCGGCGCAACAGATAAAGTGAGCGGCGCCAAGACCTCATACTCCGGTTTATTTTTCACCGGAAAGGCAAGGCGCACGCCATCGAAATGAACGGCCAACGGGCCTTGTGGTGCTTCCGTCGCTGACGGCACGGTGTTTTCCTCCCCCTTGCCCGTCTTTTGTCATATTCCTGTAAATCTGCCCGACGCGATTAGAAACATCAAGATAACTGACCGAATTTCTAGCGGCCCAGGGTTGCACAAAGGGCATTCGCGGCCCATCTCTCGGGCATCCACCCCCTACCCGCAGGAGCGATCATGAGCGGCATCAATGACCGGGAAAAAGCCTTCGAAACCAAATTCGCCCAGGATGAAACCCTGCGCTTTAAAGTTGTCGCGCGGCGCAACAAGCTGCTCGGCCTCTGGGCCGCCGAAAAACTCGGCGAGGCGGATGCCGACGCTTACGCGAAAACCGTGGTCGCCGCCGATTTCGACCGTCCCGGCGACGATGACGTGCTGGAAAAAGTCGCCGCCGATTTCACCAAAAAGGGCATCGCCATCGACGCCGCCACCATCCGCAGCGAAATGACACGCCTGCTGGCCGTGGCGAAGGAACAGGTGGCGGGGGAGTAGCCTGCTGCAACCGACCTACTCGGCGGAAAACGCTGGGTAGGTCGCCTCAAAAGGCGCGTTCAGGCTGCCCCGAAGCCCACCTCCCGCTGCCGGAAATGGCGAATGGACAGGGCATAAATATCCGTTTCATTCGCGGCGTAGAGGATTAGATATTCACCGGCGATATATTCCCGAACCTCGGCCCTTCCCATCTCCTTGGCGAGGAGAACTTGGAAATGTTCCCATTCGACCGAGAGACCGGTCAAACCGCCGCGATTTGGATCGAATAGACGGCCAATGCTGGGGAAACGTTGAATATTGGGAAAGATGAGGCTTTCAAGCGCCGCCAGTAACCGTAAATAGCGATCCCGCGAGTTATTTTCTTCGAAATATCGCGCGATTTCCAATAACCGCGCCTCAAAGACTGGCCCAGTCCGCAAGTGGCGCATCGCGAAACGCCCTTAAGACTGAGGCGCACGCGCCCGACGCAGACGGCGCAGCATCCCGTAAGCGTCTTCTGTCCGCCCTGCGGCTACATCTTCCAGCCCCTGGATAGCATCCTGAATCAAAAGGCCATTCAACCGCTCCCGCGCCAACCGGTGATAATAAGCCAAGCTCTCCGCATCGATCAGCGCGACATAGGCCTTGCCGTCCTTGGTAACAATCGCCTCCTCCCCCGCCTTGGCGGCAGCCGCGAGGTCGGCAAAGCGCGCTTGCGCTTCGTCGAGCGGG from Elstera cyanobacteriorum harbors:
- the purS gene encoding phosphoribosylformylglycinamidine synthase subunit PurS, which gives rise to MKARVHVTLKNGVLDPQGRAIHQALETLGFAGVQDVRQGKYIEIDLDETDRAKAESLVREMCATLLANTVIETYTVSLQD
- a CDS encoding ABC transporter permease, whose product is MKSPVSLLALQILVGLGFLTVWYLGATVPLGEVYLLPSFFFSDPVAVAQRVVRMFATGMIWRHLWVTLLETVLAFIIGAGLGISLGFWFARKPLLAAVFDPYITIANSLPRVVLAPIFMLWLGLGIWSKVALGVTLVFFIVFFNVYQGVKEVNPVILANGRLLGMNERQLLRHIYWPSALSWMFSSLHTSVGFALIGAVVGEYLGASAGLGYLIHQAEGVFDTTGVFAGMVVLASFVLMVDAIVTRVERRLLVWRPPNPS
- a CDS encoding type II toxin-antitoxin system prevent-host-death family antitoxin, which gives rise to MTTAPLSPIPLDEAQARFADLAAAAKAGEEAIVTKDGKAYVALIDAESLAYYHRLARERLNGLLIQDAIQGLEDVAAGRTEDAYGMLRRLRRARAPQS
- a CDS encoding NRDE family protein gives rise to the protein MCVVLLVRRPGQAWPILMAAMREEMQDRPARAPGRHWPDRPEVRAGLDELSGGSWLGINDYGVTAALLNRYGTLGPQDGKRSRGELVLDALDHADARVAAEALAALDPRAYRGFNLVIADDRDAFWIRSDETRLTVETIPEGFSMFGAWDRNDPHDPRIKKHLPRFIAAPLPDPSAGDWGAWQALLAQEDKVEPRHGLSMHLPNGYGTRSASLIALPPLGQGRAPVFLHADGPPAATAYEAVA
- the purC gene encoding phosphoribosylaminoimidazolesuccinocarboxamide synthase, which codes for MARRRKIYEGKAKVLFEGPEPGTIVQYFKDDATAFNNQKKGTISGKGVLNNRISEFLMTRLTEIGIPTHFIRALNMREQLVRQVEIIPIEVVVRNVAAGSMSKRLGIPEGTPLPRSIVEYYYKNDELGDPMVSEEHITAFGWASTQDIDDMVHLTLRVNDYLSGLFLGVGLKLIDFKLEFGRVWEDEEMRIVLADEISPDNCRLWDVKTNQKLDKDRFRQDLGGVQEAYQEVARRLGVLPVEVEGEGGEGEDPRTPRVVN
- a CDS encoding ABC transporter ATP-binding protein, which encodes MPSATEAPQGPLAVHFDGVRLAFPVKNKPEYEVLAPLTLSVAPQQFISIVGPTGCGKSTLLNVAAGLLKPTGGRVLIDGAPLPGLNRGAGYLFQQDALMPWKTALQNVAVPLEIAGIPAAEAAERAQAWLGKVGLARFGDRYPHQLSGGQRKRVGMAQVLIRDPQLLLMDEPFGPLDAQTRQIMGTLLLDLWAGTGKAVIFVTHDLEEAIALSDRVILLSAGPSARLIGDYDIDLPRPRNTADIRLLPRFHELHHAIWSQLRGEVAKAYAEQAA
- a CDS encoding DUF1476 domain-containing protein; this encodes MTKFEDRERAFEAHFALEQDQLFRAMVRRDKLFGLWAAERMGLPAAEADMYAKGLIDYDIEHPGDEDILERVADDLAARGVHADLPQLRVELDRLHAVAKSEILGQQA
- a CDS encoding ABC transporter substrate-binding protein — encoded protein: MKRVYRALAALALTAAASLPAFAQDLEKKNIELGVGGKPLLYYLPLTIAEQKGFFKEEGLTVTINDFGGGAKSLQSLIGGSVDAVTGAYEHTLRMQTKGQAITAVLELGRFPGIVLAVRKDQADKVKSAADLKGMIIGVSAPGSSTHIFAQYLMVKAGLATDAASFVGVGSGASAVAAMQKGEIQAISHLDPVIAKLEADKAVKVLVDTRTLEGTQAVFGATNPAAVLYLKSDFIAKNPKTTQALTNALYKALMWIAKAAPEDITETVPQDYWLGDKALYTQAVAANLASYSRTGVIPESGQKAAAELLTTTDAEFKNVKLDLAKTFDGRFVAKAREAVK
- a CDS encoding DUF1476 domain-containing protein, encoding MSGINDREKAFETKFAQDETLRFKVVARRNKLLGLWAAEKLGEADADAYAKTVVAADFDRPGDDDVLEKVAADFTKKGIAIDAATIRSEMTRLLAVAKEQVAGE